One part of the Streptomyces ferrugineus genome encodes these proteins:
- a CDS encoding NADH-quinone oxidoreductase subunit M: MSFPLLTATAVLPAIGAIATAAVPAARRTVAKWLALLVSLGTLALAITVLVRFDPDGDRYQLTESHAWIADFGVRYELGVDGIAVALIALTALLIPFIVLAGWHDADPLETGSRRWRPTQGFFALILAVEAMVILSFEATDVFLFYIFFEAMLIPMYFLIGGFGDRAHEHGEKVASTQRSYAAVKFLLYNLVGGLIMLAAVIGLYVVAGNFSLTEIAEARANGSLDMATNTERWLFLGFFFAFAVKAPLWPLHTWLPNAMQEATAPVAVLITAVVDKVGTFAMLRFCLQLFPEASKWATPAILVLALISIVYGALLAVGQRDMKRLIAYASISHFGFIIMGIFAMTSQGQSGATLYMVNHGISTAALMLVAGFLISRRGSRLIADYGGVQKVAPVLAGTFLIGGLATLSLPGLAPFVSEFLVLVGTFTRYPVVGIIATFGIVLAALYTLVLYQRTMTGPVKPEVSAMPDLRVRELVVVAPLVVLLIFLGVYPKPVTDIVNPAVEQTMSDVQKKDPQPEVEAAK, translated from the coding sequence ATGTCCTTTCCTCTGCTGACAGCCACGGCGGTGCTCCCGGCGATCGGGGCGATCGCCACGGCCGCCGTACCGGCCGCGCGGCGCACCGTCGCCAAATGGCTGGCGCTGCTCGTCTCGCTCGGCACACTCGCCCTCGCGATCACCGTCCTGGTCCGCTTCGACCCGGACGGCGACCGCTACCAGCTCACCGAATCCCACGCCTGGATCGCGGACTTCGGAGTCCGCTACGAACTCGGCGTGGACGGCATCGCGGTCGCCCTGATCGCGCTGACGGCGCTGCTGATTCCGTTCATCGTCCTCGCGGGCTGGCACGACGCCGACCCGCTGGAGACCGGAAGCAGGCGCTGGCGGCCCACGCAGGGCTTCTTCGCCCTGATCCTGGCCGTCGAGGCGATGGTGATCCTCTCCTTCGAGGCCACCGACGTCTTCCTCTTCTACATCTTCTTCGAAGCCATGCTCATCCCGATGTACTTCCTCATCGGCGGCTTCGGGGACCGTGCCCACGAGCACGGCGAGAAGGTGGCGTCGACGCAACGGTCGTACGCCGCGGTGAAGTTCCTGCTCTACAACCTGGTCGGCGGTCTGATCATGCTGGCCGCGGTGATCGGCCTCTATGTGGTCGCCGGGAACTTCTCCCTCACGGAGATCGCCGAGGCGCGTGCCAACGGCTCGCTGGACATGGCGACCAACACCGAGCGCTGGCTGTTCCTCGGCTTCTTCTTCGCCTTCGCGGTGAAGGCGCCGCTGTGGCCGCTGCACACCTGGCTGCCCAACGCGATGCAGGAGGCCACCGCTCCGGTCGCCGTCCTGATCACCGCGGTCGTCGACAAGGTGGGCACCTTCGCGATGCTCCGCTTCTGCCTCCAGCTCTTCCCGGAGGCCAGCAAGTGGGCGACGCCCGCGATCCTCGTCCTGGCGTTGATCAGCATCGTCTACGGGGCGCTGCTCGCGGTCGGCCAGCGGGACATGAAGCGCCTGATCGCCTACGCGTCGATCTCGCACTTCGGCTTCATCATCATGGGCATCTTCGCGATGACCAGCCAGGGCCAGTCCGGCGCGACGCTGTACATGGTCAACCACGGCATCTCCACCGCCGCGTTGATGCTGGTGGCCGGCTTCCTGATCTCGCGGCGCGGCTCGCGGCTCATCGCCGACTACGGCGGTGTGCAGAAGGTCGCCCCGGTGCTCGCCGGCACCTTCCTGATCGGCGGCCTGGCGACCCTGTCGCTGCCGGGCCTGGCGCCCTTCGTCAGTGAGTTCCTCGTCCTGGTCGGCACGTTCACGCGCTACCCGGTGGTCGGGATCATCGCCACCTTCGGCATCGTGCTCGCCGCGCTCTACACCCTCGTCCTCTACCAGCGGACGATGACGGGCCCGGTGAAGCCGGAGGTCTCCGCGATGCCCGACCTCAGGGTGCGCGAACTCGTGGTCGTCGCCCCGCTGGTCGTACTGCTGATCTTCCTGGGCGTCTACCCGAAGCCCGTCACGGACATCGTCAACCCGGCGGTCGAGCAGACCATGTCCGACGTACAGAAGAAGGATCCCCAGCCCGAGGTGGAGGCGGCCAAGTGA
- the nuoL gene encoding NADH-quinone oxidoreductase subunit L → MENLIALLVAAPLLGAALLLCGGRRLDAVGQWIGTLLSFVSFVFGVILFADLLGKGAEDRTLTQHLFTWVPVEGFQADVAFRLDQLSMTFVLLITGVGSLIHLYSVGYMEHDERRRRFFGYLNLFLAAMLLLVLADNYLLLYVGWEGVGLASYLLIGFWQHKPSAATAAKKAFLVNRVGDMGLSIAIMLMFLWFGTFAFGPLLGTHGEAGLVGDANEGKLTAIGLMLLLAACGKSAQVPLQSWLGDAMEGPTPVSALIHAATMVTAGVYLIVRSGVIFNAAPDAQLVVTIVGAVTLLFGAIVGCAKDDIKKALAGSTMSQIGYMILAAGLGPIGYVFAIMHLVTHGFFKAGLFLGAGSVMHGMNDEVDMRKYGGLRKYMPVTFVTFGLGYLAIIGFPGLSGFFSKDKIIEAAFAKGGTEGWILGGCALLGAAITAFYMTRVMLMTFFGEKRWQPDENGNEPHPHESPRVMTIPMIVLAVGSVAAGGFFSIGDRFIHWLEPITGHAHGHPPISAGAVTGATVACMVIGVAFAYAQYGRRPVPVVAPRGSLLTRAARRDLLQDDFNHVVLVRGGEHLTRSLVYVDHTLVDGVVNGTAASVGGLSGRMRRLQNGFARSYAVSMFGGAAILIAATLLMRAV, encoded by the coding sequence GTGGAGAACCTGATTGCGCTGCTGGTCGCGGCGCCATTGCTCGGAGCGGCCCTCCTGCTGTGCGGCGGCCGGCGCCTGGACGCCGTCGGCCAGTGGATCGGCACGCTCCTGTCGTTCGTCTCCTTCGTCTTCGGCGTGATCCTCTTCGCCGACCTGCTCGGCAAGGGCGCCGAGGACCGGACGCTGACCCAGCATCTGTTCACCTGGGTCCCGGTCGAGGGCTTCCAGGCGGACGTCGCCTTCCGCCTGGACCAGCTGTCGATGACGTTCGTGCTGCTGATCACCGGCGTCGGCTCGCTGATCCACCTGTACTCGGTCGGGTACATGGAGCACGACGAGCGGCGCCGCCGCTTCTTCGGCTATCTGAACCTGTTCCTCGCGGCGATGCTGCTGCTCGTCCTCGCGGACAACTATCTGCTGCTGTACGTCGGCTGGGAGGGCGTCGGTCTCGCGTCGTACCTGCTGATCGGCTTCTGGCAGCACAAGCCCAGCGCCGCCACCGCCGCGAAGAAGGCCTTCCTGGTCAACCGCGTCGGCGACATGGGCCTGTCCATCGCGATCATGCTGATGTTCCTGTGGTTCGGCACCTTCGCCTTCGGTCCGCTGCTCGGCACCCACGGCGAGGCCGGCCTGGTCGGTGACGCCAACGAGGGCAAGCTCACTGCCATCGGCCTGATGCTGCTGCTCGCCGCGTGCGGCAAGTCCGCCCAGGTACCGCTGCAGTCCTGGCTCGGGGACGCGATGGAGGGCCCGACCCCGGTCTCGGCCCTCATCCACGCCGCGACCATGGTGACCGCGGGCGTCTACCTGATCGTCCGCTCCGGCGTCATCTTCAACGCCGCGCCCGACGCACAACTGGTGGTCACGATCGTCGGCGCCGTCACGCTCCTGTTCGGTGCGATCGTCGGTTGCGCGAAGGACGACATCAAGAAGGCGCTGGCCGGCTCGACCATGTCGCAGATCGGCTACATGATCCTCGCCGCGGGCCTCGGCCCGATCGGCTACGTCTTCGCGATCATGCACCTGGTGACGCACGGCTTCTTCAAGGCCGGGCTCTTCCTCGGCGCCGGCTCCGTCATGCACGGCATGAACGACGAGGTCGACATGCGCAAGTACGGCGGCCTGCGCAAGTACATGCCGGTCACCTTCGTCACCTTCGGCCTCGGCTACCTCGCGATCATCGGCTTCCCCGGTCTGTCCGGCTTCTTCTCCAAGGACAAGATCATCGAGGCGGCGTTCGCCAAGGGCGGCACCGAGGGCTGGATCCTCGGCGGCTGCGCACTGCTGGGCGCGGCGATCACGGCGTTCTACATGACCCGCGTGATGCTGATGACCTTCTTCGGCGAGAAGCGCTGGCAGCCCGACGAGAACGGCAACGAGCCGCATCCGCACGAGTCGCCCAGGGTCATGACGATCCCCATGATCGTGCTGGCCGTCGGATCGGTGGCCGCCGGTGGGTTCTTCAGCATCGGCGACCGCTTCATCCACTGGCTGGAGCCCATCACCGGGCACGCCCACGGCCACCCGCCCATCAGCGCGGGAGCGGTCACCGGCGCCACCGTCGCGTGCATGGTCATCGGCGTCGCCTTCGCCTACGCGCAGTACGGACGCCGCCCGGTCCCGGTCGTCGCCCCGCGCGGGTCGCTGCTCACCCGGGCCGCCCGGCGCGACCTGCTCCAGGACGACTTCAACCACGTCGTCCTCGTACGCGGCGGCGAACACCTCACGCGCTCCCTGGTGTACGTCGACCACACCCTGGTCGACGGTGTCGTCAACGGCACGGCGGCCTCGGTCGGCGGCCTGTCCGGACGGATGCGCAGGCTCCAGAACGGCTTCGCGCGCTCGTACGCGGTCTCGATGTTCGGCGGTGCGGCGATCCTCATCGCCGCGACCCTGCTGATGAGGGCGGTCTGA
- the nuoK gene encoding NADH-quinone oxidoreductase subunit NuoK, with amino-acid sequence MNPVNYLYLAALLFTIGATGVLIRRNAIVVFMCIELMLNACNLALVAFSRMHGNLDGQIIAFFTMVVAAAEVVVGLAIIVSLFRSRHSASVDDASLMKL; translated from the coding sequence GTGAATCCGGTCAACTACCTCTACCTCGCGGCCCTGCTGTTCACGATCGGCGCCACCGGCGTGCTGATCAGGCGTAACGCGATCGTCGTGTTCATGTGCATCGAGCTGATGCTCAACGCCTGCAACCTCGCGCTCGTCGCCTTCTCCCGGATGCACGGCAATCTCGACGGCCAGATCATCGCCTTCTTCACGATGGTCGTCGCCGCCGCGGAGGTCGTCGTCGGGCTGGCGATCATCGTGTCGCTGTTCCGTTCCCGCCACTCGGCCTCGGTCGACGACGCCAGCCTGATGAAGCTCTAA
- a CDS encoding NADH-quinone oxidoreductase subunit J, translating into MSAQLAAYSTSTGEAVQFWILGTVAVIGALCTVFMKKAVHSALCLAATMIVLAVFYLANGAYFLGVVQIIVYTGAIMMLFLFVVMLVGVTAADSLKETIKGQRWLALLCGLGFGILLTAGIGNASLKEFGGLAQANANGNVEGLAALIFTKYVFAFEITGALLITATVGAMLLTHRERTERAKTQREMAEERVREGKHVPPLPAPGVYARHNAVDIAGLLPDGTPSDLTVSKTLRERGQIRDVSTEALNDLRALEQRAEERLERTAIEPSTFKRPEEASK; encoded by the coding sequence ATGAGCGCGCAGCTCGCCGCCTACTCCACCTCGACCGGCGAGGCCGTCCAGTTCTGGATCCTCGGCACCGTCGCCGTCATCGGCGCCCTGTGCACCGTGTTCATGAAGAAGGCCGTGCACAGTGCGCTGTGCCTCGCCGCGACCATGATCGTTCTGGCGGTGTTCTACCTCGCCAACGGCGCCTACTTCCTGGGCGTCGTGCAGATCATCGTCTACACCGGCGCGATCATGATGCTGTTCCTGTTCGTGGTGATGCTCGTCGGCGTCACGGCCGCGGACTCCCTGAAGGAGACCATCAAGGGCCAGCGCTGGCTGGCCCTTCTCTGTGGGCTCGGCTTCGGCATTCTGCTGACCGCGGGTATCGGGAACGCCTCCCTGAAGGAGTTCGGCGGCCTCGCCCAGGCGAACGCGAACGGCAATGTGGAGGGCCTGGCGGCCCTCATCTTCACCAAGTACGTCTTCGCCTTCGAGATCACCGGCGCCCTGCTCATCACGGCCACCGTCGGCGCGATGCTGCTCACCCACCGCGAGCGCACCGAGCGCGCCAAGACCCAGCGCGAGATGGCCGAAGAGCGCGTGCGCGAGGGCAAGCACGTCCCGCCGCTGCCGGCACCCGGCGTGTACGCCCGGCACAACGCCGTGGACATCGCGGGCCTGCTGCCCGACGGCACCCCGTCCGACCTCACGGTCAGCAAGACGCTGCGCGAACGCGGCCAGATCCGCGACGTGTCCACCGAGGCGCTCAACGACCTGCGGGCACTGGAGCAGCGCGCGGAGGAACGGCTGGAGCGGACCGCGATCGAGCCGTCGACCTTCAAGCGGCCCGAGGAGGCGTCCAAGTGA
- the nuoI gene encoding NADH-quinone oxidoreductase subunit NuoI, whose protein sequence is MAEEPKETKPGFLNPVAGFGVTFKAMFKKRLTEQYPEQQKTTAPRFHGRHQLNRHPDGLEKCVGCELCAWACPADAIYVEGADNTDEERYSPGERYGRVYQINYARCILCGLCIEACPTRALTMTNEFELADSSRANLIYTKEQLLAGLEDGMVDTPHAIYPGTDEQDYYRGLVTEAAPGTERQVAVSKGEKAEEEEVDA, encoded by the coding sequence ATGGCTGAGGAGCCCAAGGAGACCAAGCCCGGTTTCCTGAACCCCGTGGCCGGCTTCGGCGTGACCTTCAAGGCCATGTTCAAGAAGCGGCTGACCGAGCAGTACCCGGAGCAGCAGAAGACCACCGCTCCGCGATTCCACGGACGGCACCAGCTCAACCGCCATCCGGACGGCCTGGAGAAGTGCGTCGGCTGCGAGCTGTGCGCCTGGGCCTGCCCCGCCGACGCCATCTATGTGGAGGGCGCCGACAACACCGACGAGGAGCGCTACTCGCCGGGCGAGCGGTACGGGCGCGTGTACCAGATCAACTACGCCCGCTGCATCCTGTGCGGCCTGTGCATCGAGGCGTGCCCCACGCGCGCGCTGACGATGACCAACGAGTTCGAGCTCGCGGACTCCAGCCGCGCCAACCTCATCTACACCAAGGAGCAGCTGCTGGCGGGGCTCGAGGACGGCATGGTCGACACGCCCCACGCCATCTACCCGGGGACCGACGAGCAGGACTACTACCGGGGGCTGGTGACGGAGGCCGCGCCGGGGACCGAGCGCCAGGTCGCCGTGTCCAAGGGCGAGAAGGCCGAGGAAGAGGAGGTGGACGCATGA
- the nuoH gene encoding NADH-quinone oxidoreductase subunit NuoH, with translation MSPFLAAEDLSMFGRDPWWLVVIKAVFCFAFLMVTVLFSIVWERKVVAWMQLRIGPNRHGPWGMLQSLADGIKLMLKEDVIVKRADKVVYILAPIVAAIPAFMAIAVIPFGPAGNEISIFGQRTTMQLTDLPIAMLYILAVASVGIYGIVLAGWSSGSTYPLLGGLRSCAQMISYEIAMGAAFASVFLYSGSMSTSAIVEAQQDRWYVVLLPVSFLIYVVTMVGETNRAPFDMPESEGDLVGGFNTEYSSIKFAMFMLAEYVNMVTVAAVSVTLFLGGWRAPYPVSAFWEGANHGWWPLLWFVIKVQLLLFFFIWLRGTLPRVRYDQLMKLGWKVLIPVSVVWLMLVATVRTLRNENYDFADIALYVGGGVLALLLLSFVADMFRERAKGAERAAEEPAAFDAMAGGFPVPPLPGQELPPVPRRRSHRERELIVSGGPDTQSDGSLDGKEASDG, from the coding sequence ATGAGCCCTTTCCTCGCCGCTGAAGACCTCTCGATGTTCGGCCGCGACCCCTGGTGGCTGGTCGTCATCAAGGCGGTGTTCTGCTTCGCCTTCCTTATGGTGACCGTGCTGTTCTCCATCGTCTGGGAGCGCAAGGTCGTCGCCTGGATGCAGCTTCGCATCGGCCCCAACCGGCACGGCCCCTGGGGCATGCTCCAGTCGCTCGCCGACGGCATCAAGCTGATGCTCAAGGAAGACGTCATCGTCAAACGCGCGGACAAGGTGGTCTACATCCTCGCGCCGATCGTCGCGGCCATCCCGGCCTTCATGGCGATCGCGGTGATCCCCTTCGGCCCGGCCGGCAACGAGATCTCGATCTTCGGCCAGCGCACCACGATGCAGCTCACCGATCTGCCGATCGCGATGCTCTACATCCTCGCGGTCGCCTCGGTCGGCATCTACGGCATCGTGCTGGCGGGCTGGAGTTCCGGATCCACCTACCCGCTGCTCGGCGGACTGCGTTCCTGCGCGCAGATGATCTCGTACGAGATCGCCATGGGCGCCGCCTTCGCCTCGGTGTTCCTCTACTCCGGCTCGATGTCGACCTCGGCGATCGTCGAGGCGCAGCAGGACCGCTGGTACGTGGTGCTGCTGCCGGTGTCCTTCCTGATCTACGTCGTGACGATGGTCGGCGAGACCAACCGCGCCCCCTTCGACATGCCGGAGTCCGAGGGCGACCTGGTCGGCGGCTTCAACACCGAGTACTCGTCCATCAAGTTCGCGATGTTCATGCTCGCCGAGTACGTGAACATGGTGACGGTCGCGGCCGTGTCGGTGACGCTCTTCCTGGGCGGCTGGCGGGCCCCGTATCCGGTCAGCGCCTTCTGGGAGGGCGCGAACCACGGCTGGTGGCCGCTGCTCTGGTTCGTGATCAAGGTCCAGCTGCTGCTGTTCTTCTTCATCTGGCTGCGCGGCACGCTGCCCCGCGTCCGCTACGACCAGCTCATGAAGCTCGGCTGGAAGGTTCTCATCCCGGTCTCCGTCGTCTGGCTGATGCTGGTCGCGACCGTGCGGACGCTGCGGAACGAGAACTACGACTTCGCCGACATCGCCCTCTACGTCGGCGGTGGCGTCCTCGCGCTGCTCCTGCTCTCCTTTGTCGCCGACATGTTCCGCGAGAGGGCCAAGGGGGCCGAGAGGGCCGCCGAGGAACCGGCCGCGTTCGACGCGATGGCGGGCGGATTCCCCGTACCGCCGCTGCCGGGACAGGAGTTGCCGCCGGTGCCGCGGCGCCGCTCGCACCGCGAGCGGGAGCTGATTGTCAGTGGCGGGCCCGATACTCAGAGTGACGGATCTCTGGATGGAAAGGAGGCGTCCGATGGCTGA
- a CDS encoding NADH-quinone oxidoreductase subunit G, whose product MTVTTNAPSGGGEAAVPPEDLVSLTIDGVEISVPKGTLVIRAAEQLGIEIPRFCDHPALDPAGACRQCIVEVEGQRKPMASCTITCTDGMVVKTHLTSPVAEKAQKGVMELLLINHPLDCPVCDKGGECPLQNQAMSHGHSESRFEGKKRTFEKPVPISTQVLLDRERCVLCARCTRFSNQIAGDPMIELLERGALQQVGTGEGDPFESYFSGNTIQICPVGALTSAAYRFRSRPFDLISSPSVCEHCSGGCATRTDHRRGKVMRRLAANDPEVNEEWICDKGRFGFRYAQQRDRLQTPLVRNAEGELEAASWPEALQIAAQGLLASRGRTGVLTGGRLTVEDAYAYSKFARVALDTNDIDFRARVHSSEEADFLAARVAGHGRDLDGTGATYAFLEKAPAVLLAGFEAEEEAPGIFLRLRKAWRRHGQKVFSLATHATRGLEKAGGTLLPAAPGTETEWLDALASGVGLDEAGAKAAEELRAEGAVIVVGERLAAVAGGLTAAVRAATAIGAELVWVPRRAGERGALEAGALPSLLPGGRPATDPRAREEVAAVWGLAELPLRYGRDTGQIVEAAATGELQALLVAGVEVADLPDPARAREALAEVGFVVSLELRPGEVTELADVVLPVAAVAEKAGTFLNWEGRVRFFEAALKPDQMTRRLAPTDARVLQMLADAMDVHLGLPDLRTTRAEIDRLGPWDGPRATEPLAIAAQLPRPAAGEAVLAGHRLLLDHGLLQQGDEALAGTRHAAHARLSAATAAEAGVKDGDALAVTGPSGAVELPLQITEMPDRVVWLPLNSVGGGVASDTGALPGSLVRIGPATLTSEAPEEVEA is encoded by the coding sequence ATGACCGTGACCACCAATGCTCCCTCGGGAGGGGGAGAGGCGGCGGTCCCGCCGGAAGATCTCGTTTCGCTGACGATCGACGGCGTCGAGATCAGCGTGCCGAAGGGCACCCTGGTCATCCGGGCCGCCGAGCAGCTCGGCATCGAGATCCCCCGCTTCTGCGACCACCCGGCCCTCGACCCCGCCGGCGCCTGCCGCCAGTGCATCGTCGAGGTGGAGGGCCAGCGCAAGCCGATGGCGTCCTGCACGATCACCTGCACGGACGGCATGGTGGTGAAGACCCACCTCACCTCGCCGGTCGCGGAGAAGGCGCAGAAGGGTGTGATGGAGCTCCTGCTCATCAACCACCCGCTGGACTGCCCGGTCTGCGACAAGGGCGGCGAGTGCCCGCTGCAGAACCAGGCCATGTCGCACGGCCACTCCGAGTCCCGCTTCGAGGGAAAGAAGCGGACGTTCGAGAAGCCCGTGCCGATCTCCACGCAGGTGCTGCTCGACCGTGAGCGGTGCGTGCTGTGCGCCCGCTGCACCCGGTTCTCCAACCAGATCGCCGGCGACCCGATGATCGAGCTGCTCGAACGGGGCGCGCTGCAGCAGGTCGGCACCGGTGAGGGCGACCCCTTCGAGTCGTACTTCTCCGGCAACACCATCCAGATCTGCCCGGTCGGCGCGCTCACCTCGGCGGCGTACCGGTTCCGCTCCCGCCCCTTCGACCTGATCTCCTCGCCGTCGGTGTGCGAACACTGCTCCGGTGGCTGCGCCACCCGCACCGACCACCGGCGCGGGAAGGTCATGCGCCGCCTCGCGGCCAACGACCCCGAGGTCAACGAGGAGTGGATCTGCGACAAGGGCCGCTTCGGCTTCCGCTACGCCCAGCAGCGCGACCGGCTGCAGACGCCGCTGGTGCGCAACGCCGAGGGCGAGCTCGAAGCGGCGTCCTGGCCGGAGGCGCTGCAGATCGCCGCGCAGGGGCTGCTCGCCTCACGCGGCCGGACCGGCGTGCTGACCGGCGGTCGGCTCACCGTCGAGGACGCCTACGCGTACAGCAAGTTCGCGCGCGTGGCGCTCGACACCAACGACATCGACTTCCGCGCGCGCGTGCACAGCAGCGAGGAGGCCGACTTCCTCGCCGCGCGGGTCGCCGGTCACGGCCGCGACCTGGACGGTACGGGCGCCACGTACGCCTTCCTGGAGAAGGCACCGGCCGTGCTGCTGGCCGGCTTCGAGGCCGAGGAGGAGGCGCCCGGCATCTTCCTGCGGCTGCGCAAGGCCTGGCGCAGGCACGGCCAGAAGGTCTTCTCCCTCGCCACGCACGCGACACGCGGCCTGGAGAAGGCGGGCGGCACGCTGCTGCCCGCCGCTCCCGGCACCGAGACCGAGTGGCTGGACGCCCTCGCGAGCGGCGTCGGCCTGGACGAGGCGGGCGCCAAGGCCGCCGAGGAGCTGCGGGCCGAGGGCGCGGTGATCGTCGTCGGCGAGCGGCTGGCCGCCGTGGCGGGCGGGCTCACCGCCGCCGTACGGGCCGCGACCGCGATCGGCGCCGAGCTGGTGTGGGTGCCGCGCCGGGCCGGGGAGCGCGGTGCCCTCGAGGCGGGCGCGCTGCCGTCGCTGCTGCCGGGCGGACGTCCCGCGACCGACCCACGCGCGCGTGAGGAGGTCGCCGCCGTCTGGGGCCTTGCCGAACTCCCCCTGCGCTACGGCCGCGACACCGGCCAGATCGTCGAGGCCGCCGCGACCGGCGAACTCCAGGCCCTGCTCGTCGCGGGTGTCGAGGTCGCCGACCTGCCCGACCCGGCACGCGCGCGTGAGGCGCTCGCCGAGGTCGGCTTCGTGGTGTCGCTGGAGCTGCGGCCCGGCGAGGTGACCGAACTCGCCGATGTCGTGCTGCCGGTCGCCGCGGTCGCGGAGAAGGCCGGCACCTTCCTCAACTGGGAGGGCCGGGTGCGCTTCTTCGAGGCCGCGCTCAAGCCCGACCAGATGACCCGGCGCCTCGCCCCGACCGACGCGCGCGTGCTGCAGATGCTGGCCGACGCCATGGACGTACACCTGGGTCTGCCGGATCTGCGCACCACGCGCGCGGAGATCGACCGGCTCGGCCCCTGGGACGGACCGCGGGCCACCGAGCCCCTGGCGATCGCCGCCCAGTTGCCGCGGCCGGCCGCCGGTGAGGCCGTGCTGGCCGGGCACCGGCTGCTGCTCGACCACGGCCTCCTGCAGCAGGGCGACGAGGCGCTCGCCGGAACCCGGCACGCCGCCCACGCGCGCTTGTCGGCCGCGACGGCCGCCGAGGCCGGCGTGAAGGACGGCGACGCCCTCGCCGTGACCGGCCCCTCCGGAGCCGTCGAACTTCCACTGCAGATCACGGAGATGCCCGACCGGGTGGTGTGGCTCCCGCTGAACTCCGTGGGCGGTGGCGTCGCCTCCGACACCGGGGCGCTGCCCGGCTCACTCGTCCGCATCGGCCCGGCGACCCTGACGTCCGAGGCCCCCGAGGAGGTGGAGGCATGA
- the nuoF gene encoding NADH-quinone oxidoreductase subunit NuoF: MTLAPELKENSPEKLLAPVLSAFWDEDRSWTLDVYRRHEGYEGLRKALAMSPDDLIAYVKDSGLRGRGGAGFPTGMKWQFIPQGDGKPHYLVVNADESEPGTCKDIPLLFANPHSLIEGIVIACYAIRSSHAFIYLRGEVVPVLRRLHEAVREAYEAGYLGENILGSGLDLELTVHAGAGAYICGEETALLDSLEGRRGQPRLRPPFPAVAGLYACPTVVNNVESIASVPAILHRGKEWFRSMGSEKSPGFTLYSLSGHVASPGQYEAPLGITLRQLLEMSGGMRPGHRLKFWTPGGSSTPMFTDEHLDVPLDYEAVGAAGSMLGTKALQCFDETTCVVRAVTRWTEFYAHESCGKCTPCREGTYWLVQLLRDIEAGKGVMSDLDKLNDIADNINGKSFCALGDGAASPIFSSLKYFREEYEQHITGRGCPFDPAKSTAWADHRTEVNA; encoded by the coding sequence ATGACATTGGCACCAGAGCTGAAGGAAAACAGCCCCGAGAAGCTGCTCGCACCCGTGCTGTCGGCCTTCTGGGACGAGGACAGGTCCTGGACGCTGGACGTCTACCGAAGGCACGAAGGATACGAGGGCCTGCGCAAGGCACTCGCCATGTCGCCGGACGACCTGATCGCGTACGTCAAGGACTCCGGTTTGCGCGGGCGAGGCGGCGCGGGATTCCCGACGGGAATGAAATGGCAGTTCATTCCCCAGGGTGATGGAAAACCGCACTATCTAGTTGTCAACGCCGACGAATCGGAGCCCGGGACGTGCAAGGACATCCCGCTCCTCTTCGCGAACCCGCACAGCCTCATCGAGGGCATCGTCATCGCGTGTTATGCCATCAGGTCTTCGCATGCCTTCATCTATCTGCGTGGTGAAGTCGTCCCGGTTCTGCGGCGGCTGCACGAGGCCGTGCGCGAGGCCTACGAGGCCGGCTACCTCGGCGAGAACATCCTGGGCAGTGGCCTCGACCTGGAACTCACCGTGCACGCGGGCGCGGGCGCGTACATCTGCGGTGAGGAAACCGCACTGCTCGACTCGCTCGAAGGCCGCCGTGGTCAACCGCGGCTGCGTCCCCCCTTCCCTGCGGTGGCAGGTCTCTACGCCTGCCCGACTGTTGTGAACAACGTCGAGTCGATCGCGTCGGTTCCCGCGATTCTGCATCGGGGCAAGGAATGGTTCCGGTCGATGGGCAGCGAGAAGTCCCCCGGCTTCACGCTCTACTCGCTCAGCGGCCACGTCGCCAGCCCCGGCCAGTACGAGGCCCCGCTGGGCATCACCCTCCGCCAGCTCCTGGAGATGAGCGGCGGCATGCGCCCCGGCCACCGACTGAAGTTCTGGACGCCGGGCGGCTCCTCGACGCCGATGTTCACCGACGAACACCTCGACGTCCCCCTCGATTACGAAGCAGTGGGCGCCGCGGGTTCCATGCTCGGCACGAAGGCGCTGCAGTGCTTCGACGAGACGACCTGCGTCGTCCGCGCCGTCACCCGCTGGACCGAGTTCTACGCCCACGAGTCCTGCGGCAAGTGCACACCCTGCCGCGAAGGCACCTACTGGCTCGTGCAGTTGCTGCGCGACATCGAGGCCGGCAAGGGCGTGATGAGTGACCTCGACAAGCTGAACGACATCGCCGACAACATCAACGGCAAGTCCTTCTGCGCCCTCGGCGACGGCGCCGCCTCGCCGATCTTCTCCTCGCTGAAGTACTTCCGCGAGGAGTACGAGCAGCACATCACGGGCCGTGGCTGCCCCTTCGACCCGGCCAAGTCGACGGCCTGGGCCGATCACCGCACGGAGGTGAACGCATGA